A single window of Solanum dulcamara chromosome 5, daSolDulc1.2, whole genome shotgun sequence DNA harbors:
- the LOC129890806 gene encoding uncharacterized protein LOC129890806, with amino-acid sequence IKKIPSHPLRFGTAYRANFLDDFESSIGEEGIKLFRQSIFGHYLDMPNCNFQGQIIKCLLLLEVDQKNKEELHIRHVQGNILRFTINDFAIITGLRCTGNMNDFKYSDDQASRLLSLYFPGAKNGVNKARFVERFLVGGWKTNEDAVQMAILYFIHTFVFSQLGDAPISVDDFKMVEDGSYEQYPWGKLAYSKLIKGMRQEFSNAKQMYRLGGMPYALNVWIYECASQVPSEIAVRVGNKIPRILNWRVVAVKPKFETFMSTIFSEKPEDSTSAAKVNFRKPHEVTGFEDFSTTPPTEFLKRSRDVAKTSSPPPSRRMKTSPAKKPIQVETANMHKDFIPPNESENLVSPDNEPGAKSPKESEKPVSPDNVPGAKSALGGESSGHSDRIIHMQFKVDRKFKRLENKMDSNHIDLLKAIDSMANRMTGTSSQVKKDDFDQSFHVVEQQEAPTGLEGPEPSTMINQVDNISEQSILADVPELFDQQVYSDTLKEDEPSVKDVSAHQMEPQRADTDQLIADSDTLQNTVKKDGRVADDKSAKVEEQVEEIEKEKIKPSTSESNTSAPFSTETLDVIDALIYGLPLPAMPLTAVSHEQVQDECLLRDSQLPTTLPSKANVLSDDAKTPYRRSRIPSKILQSPYLSNFGSSEKGKENLSDVTHQTHPFEGFGICYQPPSELVTDYSQWIDKGLLKSHGNKNSKEDHYRSKCSSFGFEKMDFVVAFPKDKNWFYLMSQLDRCWNDEHIDVIFYYLRKKSKMQLSNQYRYTTTNCIFKNYIEYAHTRYYHLPPNISTQEDMARATVTAHQERSVKNIIRGFSIPAGLPWHLVDEVYIPVNCDMDFHWVLAVVVLKGRLIRVYDSSPRRRSSNPSQEIQKIAAMLPTYLQDSGFFDNNERTDWSSLDSYKDKSTGNMLEPHHPLAVEYVEGIAQQGSGSLDCGVFLAMFDEYLSDGISIPSTGLNAEFFRSRYAALLWRYGCQKAMDGYVSDNDDPKKPRRDISPNQGELIDVQ; translated from the exons atcaagaagatcccgtcacacccattgagattcggaacggcatatagggctaattttcttgatgattttgaatcatcaataggtgaagaaggtataaagttatttaggcAATCTATATTTGGTCACTACTTAGATATGCCAAACTGCAACTTTCaagggcaaatcatcaaatgcctcttacttcttgaggtagaccaaaaaaacaaagaagaactgCACATTCGTCATGTGCAGGGTAATATACTGCGATTTACAATAAATGATTTTGCTATCATTACTGGTTTGCGATGCACCGGTAATATGAATGACTTCAAGTATTCTGATGATCAAGCAAGTAGATTattgtctttatattttcctGGTGCCAAAAATGGGGTCAACAAAGCTCGTTTCGTTGAGCGTTTTCTGGTTGGAGGATGGAAAACAAACGAAGATGCCGTTCAGATGGCCATTCTCTATTTCATCcatacttttgttttttctcaactaggtgatgcacctatatcAGTTGATGATTTCAAGATGGTAGAAGATGGTAGTTATGAGCAATATCCATGGGGGAAATTagcatattcaaaattgataaaaggaaTGCGTCAGGAGTTTTCAAATGCCAAACAAATGTATCGTCTAGGCGGCATGCCATACGCTCTGAATGTTTGGATATATGAATGTGCATCTCAAGTTCCCTCTGAAATTGCTGTAAGAGTGGGTAataaaattcccagaattcttaACTGGCGTGTTGTCGCCGTGAAGCCAAAATTTGAGACATTCATGTCTACCATCTTCAGTGAG AAACCTGAAGATTCAACATCGGCTGCCAAGGTCAATTTCAGAAAACCTCATGAAGTCACTGGATTTGAGGACTTCTCAACAACACCacccactgaatttttaaagAGATCCAGGGATGTCGCTAAGacatcttctccacctcctTCCAGGAGAATGAAGACTTCCCCTGCTAAAAAgccaattcaagtagaaacagCCAACATGCATAAGGATTTCATACCACCAAATGAATCAGAAAATCTTGTTTCTCCTGACAATGAACCGGGGGCAAAGTCACCAAAGGAATCAGAAAAGCCTGTTTCTCCTGACAATGTACCAGGGGCGAAGTCAGCTTTAGGAGGTGAATCTTCCGGTCATTCGGATCGAATTAttcatatgcaattcaaa GTTGACCGGAAGTTCAAGCGTTTGGAGAACAAAATGGATTCAAATCACATTGATCTTTTGAAAGCCATCGACAGTATGGCGAACCGAATGACTGGCACATCATCTCAAGttaaaaaagatgattttgatCAATCATTCCATGTGGTTGAACAACAAGAAGCACCTACTGGATTGGAG gGACCTGAACCATCCACCATGATAAATCAGGTGGACAACATATCGGAACAAAGCATTTTAGCAGATGTTCCTGAATTATTTGATCAACAAGtttattctgatacattaaag GAAGATGAACCATCCGTCAAGGATGTATCAGCACACCAAATGGAACCACAAAGAGCAGATACTGATCAGCTTATtgctgattctgatacattacag AACACTGTAAAGAAAGATGGAAGAGTAGCTGATGATAAATCTGCCAAAGTAGAAGAGCAAGTCGAggagattgaaaaagaaaaaatcaaaccaagcaCATCAGAATCCAATACTTCAGCACCATTTTCGACCGAAACTCTGGATGTGATAGATGCTCTAATATACGGACTTCCATTACCAGCCATGCCATTGACAGCTGTTAGTCATGAGCAAGTTCAGGATGAATGTCTATTACGCGATAGCCAGCTACCAACCACTCTTCCATCAAAAGCTAATGTATTGTCTGACGATGCGAAGACACCATATCGAAGAAGCAGGATTCCTTCGAAGATCTTACAGTCGCCGTATCTTTCAAACTTTGGGTCGAGTGAAAAGGGAAAGGAAAATTTATCAGATGTTACGCATCAGACACAcccttttgaaggttttggTATATGCTATCAACCCCCTTCCGAGCTTGTCACAGACTACTCTCAATGGATAGATAAAGGACTTCTAAAATCACATGGCAACAA GAATTCGAAGGAGGATCATTACAGATCTAAGTGCTCTTCATTCGGCTTTGAAAAAATGGACTTTGTTGTGGCATTTCCTAAAGATAAGAACTGGTTCTACCTAATGTCACAGCTGGACAGATGCTGGAACGATGAG cacatcgatgtaatattttactaccttcGGAAGAAATCGAAGATGCAGTTGAGCAATCAGTATCGATACACAACGACAAAttgcattttcaaaaattacatCGAATATGCACACACACGCTACTATCACCTTCCACCTAACATTTCTACACAAGAAGATATGGCAAGGGCCACTGTTACAGCTCATCAAGAGAGATCCgtgaagaacataataagaggtttCTCAATACCAGCCGGTTTGCCCTGGCATttggtagatgaggtatacattcCAGTGAACTGCGAcatggattttcattgggttcttGCGGTAGTTGTGTTAAAAGGGAGATTGATACGTGTGTATGATTCATCGCCTAGACGAAGAAGTAGCAACCCTTCCCAAGAGATCCAAAAGATAGCAGCAATGCTACCAACATACCTGCAAGACAGTGGTTTCTTTGACAACAACGAACGTACTGATTGGTCGTCtcttgattcatacaaggacaaatcaaCCGGTAATATGCTTGAACCACATCACCCATTAGCAGTTGAGTATGTTGAAGGAATTGCGCAACAGGGAAGTGGCagctt GGATTGTGGAGTTTTCCTGGCCATGTTTGatgaatatcttagtgatggaatttctattccaaGTACCGGACTAAACGCTGAATTCTTTCGTTCAAGATATGCCGCACTCTTATGGAGATATGGTTGTCagaaggccatggatggttatgttagcgataacgacgatccaaaaaaaCCAAGGAGAGACATATCTCCAAACCAAGGAGAACTGATTGAtgtccaataa